The proteins below come from a single Cyanobacteriota bacterium genomic window:
- the surE gene encoding 5'/3'-nucleotidase SurE, giving the protein KIIGHNIITYMKILVSNDDGIWAEGIRALANALAKDHEVYVCAPDRERSATGHSMSLHKPLMVSLAKTSDLIGNAKAAHMTSGTPADCSKVALGALFKDIKFDLMVSGINHGPNLGIDVLYSGTVSAAMEAMLLGVPAIATSLYSYSSKDFDPAAEWIREFIKNNDLPKLIPNRSFLNINIPPGPSDKYRGVEITKLGNRAYEENYEERQDPRGNKYFWLAGAPIEGLEVDGTDGYALLNHKISITPVRFDMTYYDQLDELGSNLKF; this is encoded by the coding sequence TAAAAATTATAGGGCATAATATAATTACCTACATGAAAATATTAGTAAGTAACGACGATGGAATTTGGGCTGAAGGAATTAGAGCTCTAGCAAATGCATTAGCAAAGGACCATGAGGTTTATGTCTGTGCGCCCGATCGAGAGAGATCAGCAACCGGTCACTCAATGAGCTTGCACAAACCACTTATGGTTAGCCTAGCTAAGACCAGCGATCTAATTGGCAACGCCAAAGCAGCACACATGACTTCAGGCACCCCCGCCGACTGCTCCAAAGTCGCTCTAGGAGCGCTCTTCAAAGACATCAAGTTTGACTTAATGGTTTCAGGAATTAATCATGGACCCAATCTTGGTATAGATGTACTTTATTCAGGTACAGTATCTGCTGCAATGGAAGCGATGCTACTTGGGGTACCAGCAATTGCAACATCTCTTTATAGCTATAGCTCCAAGGATTTTGATCCTGCAGCTGAATGGATACGAGAGTTTATCAAAAACAACGACCTGCCAAAGCTAATCCCCAACCGCAGTTTCCTCAATATCAATATTCCACCAGGACCAAGCGACAAATATCGCGGTGTAGAAATAACCAAACTTGGTAATAGAGCCTATGAAGAGAACTATGAAGAAAGACAAGACCCTCGCGGCAATAAGTACTTCTGGCTGGCTGGCGCACCAATAGAAGGGCTTGAAGTAGACGGCACAGATGGTTATGCCCTGCTAAATCACAAGATTTCGATTACTCCAGTTCGCTTTGATATGACTTACTATGATCAACTTGATGAATTAGGTTCTAATTTGAAGTTTTAG